TTGTTCTTCTGTTTTTTGCTGCACCCTTCTTCTGGACCTTCAGCCACATCAAATGGGCCTTGAGCAGCAGCAATCTGCACTTCCAAGGCTTCTACTTGGCCCTCATCATCACTGCCGTACCACTCTAGCAACAATATCTCTTCACCTGGACCTTCTTCAACTTCCGGAGCATCTTCAACTGCCTCGACTagaccatcttcttcaatttctttcaaTTCTAACTTGGGTCCACTCTCAGGCACCAAATTATGCACATCATCACAGGTTAAATATCTAACATGCACATCAACCACACCTACTTTTAGCCCAGCCCTTGCCATCTCCTCAACATCTCTATCATGTTCAATTGGCTTTATCCCTCGATGATAGTCCAACTCTGGCTGCCTCCAATAATACATAACGAGCCCCTTCACTCCAATTTTTTTTGCCCACAAATCAAGCCTATTCAGTGACAATTGCGAAATGTCAAAACACCTTGCACACACATCACCCCACAAACAACTACCCTCTCCAAATTCTCCATCGTAGTGCAGAACAATTTCCAGGATCTCAGAATCCACTTCCAAGGTAGGGGCTGTTCAAACAAACAATGCAGAGACATTCAGAGACAttatgcaaaacaaatcaacaaattttACAACCAACTTAAGAATAACTCCTCCAAAAACACATATCcaaaaacctaaaaatttacaataaacctaaaattataatttgaagtatccaaaaacacatacccaaaaaccaaaaaaattaccataaacctaaaattaaaattctaaccTGGCCGTTTCGTCCCTTTAGTCTCATCACTGCCAAAGATCTTTTCTTTTCCCATTATCTTCTTTTACTGTTTTACCCTATAAACATATCAATACCAAAAATGTGTCAATATGACAATAACTCTACAAAAATTAAtcaaccattttttttaatacccGGATCTCGAAATGCAACGCAGGCGAACTAGAGAACGACAGAAAATGAAGAGCAAGAAATGACGAGGACAAACGCCTAGGTCAGAGGGGAgggaaaatagaaaaagattgatttcaaaaacaaatataacaaagaagaaagagtatgtcagaaggtgaaaaaagagaaagagaaaattaactaagaaggtaaaaaaaatttattttaaaatttaaaaaagtcaaCCAACATGTCTGAGGAAGGAACTGTTGCTTCTGACAGAGGAGAGGCCACGTGGGGGGACAGGTGGAGAGGAACAGGCATGCAAACGATTTAATCGTTGACGGCGCCGcgattttggtttttttttttgtcaggaGGGCCGTGAGTGGCGCCACCATAAAGGTCAGGGGGTTTAGGAAAGCTTTTAAATGGTAAGGGGGTTTAAGGAAGCTTAgtgcaaaggtcgaggaccgtccatgattattagccggttttgtaacgttttatacttttagtttaaatcactaaaaaagtgaaacatatggatttgtttcgtaatgtttgaaacgtttggattggtctcgtaacgttttaaacttttggcttaaatccaaacatttgtcttacatctctaaaaaggtgtaacgtttgaatttgtttcgtaacattttgattcgtaacattttaaatgtgtgGATTCATTTCGCAAATGtatggatttggttcgtaaatcgctaatccaaacgtttggcttaaatcgctaaaaaggtaaaacgtttggttagtttcaaaacctttttggtttcgttacgtttgtaaatgtttggcttaaatcgctaaaaagaggaaacatttggatttgctttgtaacgtttgtaaacgtagccgaacgattaaaaacgttacgaaataaatccaaaggtttaaaacgtcacgaaacaaatccaaacgtttacaaacattaagaaattaaactaaacgtttcacctttttagcgatttatgccaaacatttataacgttacgaaatcaatctaaacgtttacaaacgttacgaaacaaaaccaaacgtttcacctttttagcgatttaacccaaaatgttacgaaacaaatcttaacgtttaacctttttagcgatttaatccaaatgtttcacctttttagcgatttaagccaaacatttacaaacgttatggaacagatcatttttatcaatttaagccaagcgtttcacatttttaaaccaaacatttacaaacgttacaaacaaatccaaatgttacgaaacaaatccaaacgtttcacctttttagtggatttgttttgttacgttttaatcatttgaattagtttcgtcacgttttacacgtttggcttaaatcgctaaaacagtgaaacgtttggatttatttcgtaacatttgtaaacgtttgaattggtttcgtaacgtttgtaatcgtttggcttcaaacgctaatacgtttacaaacgttacgaaacaaatctaaatgtttcatctttttagcgatttaagccaaacgtttaaaacgttatgaaacatatccaaacgtttcccctatttatcAATTgcagcaaaacatttaaaactttacgaaacaaatccaaacgtttcacctttttagcaattgtatccaaacatttaaaacgttacgaaacaaacatttggatttgtcttgtaacgtttgtaaacgtttgtcttaaatcgctaaaaaggtgaaacatttggatttgtttcgtaacgtttacaatgatacgaaataaatccaaacatttcacctttttagcaatttaagccaaacgtttacaatgttaagaaaccaattcaaacgtttctcttttttagcgatttaagccaaacgtttacaaacgttacgaaacaaatccaaacgtttctcctttttagcgatttacgccaaacgtttacaaacgttacgtaacaaatccaaacgtttcacatttttagcgatttcagccaaacgtttacagacgttacaaaaccaatctaaacgtttcacatttttatcaatttaagccaaacttttacaaatgttacaaaataaaaccaagcgtttcacctttttagcgatttaagccaaaccttttgtaaacgcttggcttcaatcgctaaaaaggtgaaatatttggatttgttttgtaatgtttataaacgtttgggttggttttataacgttttaaatgtttggcttaaatcactaaaaggtgaaacttttggatttgtttcgtaacgttcgtaaagattttggcttaagtttctaaaaagtctaaaagtttggatttgtttcgtaacgtttttggttttgtaacgtttgtaaacgtttgaagtaaatcactaaaaaggtgaaacatttggatttgtttcgtaatgtttttaacgtttggattggttttgtaacgttttaaacatttggcttaaattgctaaaaaggtgaatcgtttggatatgtttcgtaacatttgtaaacgtttggcttacatcactaaaaaggtgaaacgtttggattggttttgtcacattttaaatgtttggcttaaatcgttaaaaaggggagacgttttgatttgtttcgtaacattataaacatttggcttaaatcggtaaaaaggtgaaacgtttggatttatttcgtaacgttttgtaaatatttggcttatattgctaaaaaggtgaaacgtttggttttgtttcgtaacgtttgtaaatgtttggcttcaatcgctaaaaaggtgaaacgttcggattggtttcgcaacttTTTAAACCTTTgcatttgtaataccccaaaagatttaattatctaattggaccacatgTCCAGTTTCGAGTCGcaagagtggcgatatcggaaagttttccgagaaattaagataaataaagtTTTAGTAATTCGGTTTCGAGAAAGTAATGATGCGgatattaatgttatattttaattctaaaattggaattggaattaaaaggtaaaatgtcaagaaaaaccccaaaaaaaAGTACAAGGACTGTGGTAATCTAGCCAATTACGACTCAGGAATGGAAATTTTAGGTTATgacggaaaaatattaatatcgggattcgtattatttattggatataaataatacatataagttttaattaaagtgtttatttaatttagttatggattaaattgaattaaagaaaagtttaaaagacaaataataacaaacaaaaagaacaaggaccaaaatgACATtatagccaagatatatatagaAAGGAAATATGAATCAGATAGATGAAGAGAAGAATCCAGAGATGGAAACAAAATATCGatcgatatcgtcgtttcgccgccgtttctccgttcgacgtccgtttCAAGCGATtctcgcggcgatttcttcggaattcaagcctctatCATCTCcgggcatcaaatcaaggtGAGAGGTCGGTTTTTGGCATGAAAATGATGATCTTATTACCTGTTTTAAGGAAATTAGTGTATTCGTAttgaatttgatattttaagctcatttttagcgttttaacaAAAACAAAGATATGGGTTTTGAGTGTGTGGATGTTCTAGCACGTTGAGTTGGTCGAAAATCCCCGGAAATCGACTTCCGGGGGCAGTGCACGTGGTGCAAGACCGTGCACCAcgagtgcacgaacgtgcaccagagGTGCTTGAACGTGCACCtgggttgcacgatcgtgcacccaccgagATGCACGCACGTGCACCCCGACTCGCACCGATGTGTACGGGGATCGTATTTGACCTAggtatttgacgtttttgagtgTTTGACTCTAAAAGATGAATTTCGGACTTCGAGAATCATATGTCTCGAGATAAGCTCGACATTTTCGATAGTCAACGATAACAGAAAACGTTAAGACCATTACACGATTCTCGAATACGAGGATTAGTATTTGTTAAGTCGTAAATacgaataaaatttattgaatacGAGAATAGTATCAAGAATAAAACTAAAccttagaacttaaaagtattatacatataaagcataaaattcacgtctaactattaaacgttttatcagatgtgtcagcgagcagagaggtcagtagacgtgggataacgagagcatatcattacatcgaccacgtcattaattggatagcggtcaatatgagttgcactttactttcatgtattacatattaaagttatttaatactatattttttatatacgtgtattgtttatacgcatcgcattatatatgattttattaaatgtcatatgtttctatcaagtttatatacgaggaactagtatgcgatccgaagaaactagctacctattgggtgtcaataggctgtgtgatcatcAGTATCGAGTCAggctagtgtgtttgcatatgagaaatgatttgatatatatatatatatatatatatatgtatgatatgatatgaatatgaatgtgaatttcgaagttgaacaatgatttgatacgagtgagcactcggctacggtgtagtacagagtccccgtatctagtgagttggactcacgctttgggattaagagatagttCGCGATTgacgaggtagagtgtgaacactcccggatcgtaccatttggatcagtatgatttgaatatatatatttgcaaattatgtcgcatgctaggatattagtttcgaacggatcaaatacctgtttatatgtattatttcatcttattgttttcttgaaatgtgatgctatgtttttataataatgtcgttagtaaattgcaaactcactcaatattttcccaaatactgacccctcacttttgatgtctttcaggtgcttagcgtcTGGACCTAGTTAGAAGCCAGTTTTGGAATCcggaagtcagctgtgtatgtattgtcctctgacttctgtgagtgctacAGTAGTGGTCCAGTGTTCATAGAGTCGTAGCTTAGATATCAGTACATTATGATTGTGCATAtaacttgctgtcttgtttatatctttttgtaAGCTATATACGATATAtgttgttcacggcaccagatacCAGTGATATGTTTAATACACTAACTTATGTATATAGTACTTCGAGAATCATATGTCTCGAGATAAGCTCGACGTTTTCGATAGTCAACGATAACAGAAAACGTTAAGACCGTTACACGATTCTCGAATACGAGGATTAGTATTCGTTAAGTCGTAAATACGAATAAAAGTTATTGAATACGAGAATAGTATCAAGAATAAAACTTAACCCTataacttaaaagtattatacatataaagcataaaatttccgtctaactattaaacgttttgtcagacgtgtcagctagcagagaggtcagtagacgtgggataacGAGAGCATATCATTACATCGACCACGTCATTAATTGCATAGCGGTCATtatgagttgcactttactttcgtgcattacatattaaagttatttaatactATATTTTATATGCACGTgaattgtttatacgcatcgcattatatatgatttgattaaatgttatatgtttttatcaagtttatatacgaggaactagtatgcgatccgaagaaactagctacctattgggtgtcaataggctgtgtgatcaccagtatcgagtcagtctagtgtgtttgcatatgagaaatgatttgatataatatatgtatgatgtgatatgaatatgaatatgaaattcgaagttggacaatgatcgatacgagtgagcactcggctacggtgtagcatGGAgtctgataggagtattttactccaaTTTAGGGTgccgtttccgcatgcttttattacgatttatcacggttttatggtattcctAGTGCcttattatatgttttattatttcagGTACTTTGGAGCATCGCGGAAGCATTTTGAtacaaaagatggaaaagtcgacggaaaagaggcgaaagctcatttgcaaGTCTGAAAAACCGACCCCTCTGCACTAATTGGCAAATTGGAACCAGGTAGAAGCCTCAAAtaaatttgtgttcttcatgaaagttgaagTAGACGTAccaagctttccaacggttcaagaatcgactcaatcggacatttctacgcaaagttatgaagttttgaagatcGGAGCTGAAACCGTAATgccaagctcgaatcgagctcaccAAGGCCAAgagggagctcgattcgagctcaccACTCTGAGTTCCAGAAAttcaagctcgaatcgagcttgaGGAGCAAAAAAtcaagctcgattcgagcttagGCTTGTGTAAAGGggaaaatttgatttcaaatgctTCAAGGCTTGATTCTCTTTGCTTCTTTGGGCCAAACACTCCTTGAGTGAATGTTTTTCTTTCCTCTTttgtaaacatataaaaacccttttatctctattttaggttatGTCATGATTTGGTAGAGAATTGATAGACATCTCATTATTGTAGCAACACTTTCTCTTTATCTTTAAAATCATTGTTCTCATTGTTCTTACTTAAAGTAGTAATAGATCATCATAGTTCTTGGTGTTCCTCAaactaatttccagattttgctatattgggaaacttattaaatacaagtattattcttttaattgaagcttcattatcttgttcatgtgtTTAAGGTTCATTTATTACTCCAAGGTACTTAATCTTTACTCTATGCCTAATCTTCATTATTGCTTAATTAGTTTTGCCATGAtgatgattagtagctaaaccccttttttgggggttgttatgattgccatgtttgattaaataggtgattagggttaggttttatgggtgatgttggttgttgtgcttcttgagcttaatGCTTAGAATAGGTTGGCCTCTTATTCTTTGCTATGTGGTTTAATTAGGAGGACGAGAGTTAACTAATTAGACTATACTTAGGGGAGTACATGATTTAGACCTAGATGCATTAGCATGATCTAGGTCTATCTTCGTTGTGGAGTTTGCTTGATTAGTCGGCTCGATTAACTCTATCGAAATCTATGAGCACGAGAGGGGATTAGATTTCGGAATTGTTAATCAAGTTTTGACTCATtcacttccggctcgagagagcggaattggttccgtagaatagcttgacccgacctaAGCTCCTATCAACTTGACCCGAACTACCTAGATATGACTTTGGCATGACTAGCAACCTCCAAGCGTTTTTACCCTTAGTTGAATCTTTATTGTTCAATcttgtttaatttagtttaattgtaAGTTTAGTAGTGTTCACCTTTATACTTTTGATACTTTGAAAACCATATTCAtgtttgctaaacgaattgaatagcaactaaaatcattctcatcaatcatcactcttgaattcactccttgtgggtacgataactcggacttaggtccactctattacaagttgggttaattctcaacaagtttttggcgccgttgccggggagtgacgagtgtttattgattgattgaaattagttgtagttcggtcgagttagttttattttctgtttttgttacAATTGTTTGTTTTTGCTTTTTTCCGGGTTACGCGTGGTttgcttgttgttgtttgtgtaggatatcaactatagtgtatgcacaatacacgaagggctaatcttccactagaaccgtttcaagacAATCTCGGGGGCTTTGAAAGAAGTGTGTTGCGGGAAAATCGTAGACCCGCTATCATGGAAAATGAGAATGAAGATTATGAGGAAGTTGAGCGGTTCAATCCTCAAGTGGAAGGAGCAGAACAACATTATCCGCCTCCTCCCCCACTTGAGAATGTGAATCGCCAAAGGCATCAAGAACGCCCAAGGGATGATCGACCCCACTTGCACCCACAAGTGCACAATCATCCAAGACAAACATTAGGCGAATTCTTTTTGCCGAATGTGGATAATGCCACGTTTGGATGTTTtgcaatgccggttcaagcggcaaccTTTGAGATCAAGCCAAGTACGATACAACTTTTAGAGAATCGTTGTGCATTTTACGGGTTGAGTCAAGAGGATCCCAATGTGCACATCGCCAAATTCTTTGGTGTACTCAATacgttcaagcttcatgggataaccgcGGATCAAATCAAGTTGAGAATGTTCCCCTTCTCTTTAAGGGGCAAGGCTAGCTTATGGCTTCACTCTCTACCCAACGAATCCATCCACAATTGGAGAGAGTTGGCTCAAGCGTTTCTCaacaaatatttccctcatggcaAGACTACAAAGTTGACCAAGGATATTCTTGAGTTTATTCAATTTGAAGGGGAGTCACTTTATGAGGCATGGGAGCGTTTCAAGGATTTACAAAGGAGTGTCCCCCATCATCGGCTCAATAAAGAGCATGTGATCCAAATCTTCTATGATGGGACGACTATTACTACTAGAGCAACAATTGATGCGGCTTCGGGCGGATCACTAATGCAAAAGACGTATGAAGAGGCGCTAGAATTGGTGGAAAAGTTGGCGATAGTTAGTAGCACTTGGGGCCTTATTGATAGAAGAGCGCCATCTACTCAAAAGTCGGTAatgactcttgatcaagtgAGGGAAATGGAGGCTATAAAAGCAACTAATGCTTCTCTACAAGCACAAGTGGATGCCCTCAAGAAACAAGTTGCTCCAAGAAACGCACCGGTCGCCTATGTTCAAGTGGGATGTGAGCATTGTGGGGACTACAACCATAGTAGTGGGGAGTGTTATGCCACGGGGAAATCTTGGAGTGAGCAAGTGAACTATGTTGGGGGCCAAGGGCAAGCTAATGACCCGTACTTTAATACCtacaaccccggatggaggaatcatcctaacTTTGGATGGAGAAACCAAGAAGGTCAAGGCAATGATCAAGTCTCCAACCAAGCGGGTCCTAGTTTTCAAGGAGGAAATAGACCTCAATATCAACAACAACCACAAGGTCAATACCACAACAACCAACACCAAGGGAACAATTATGGTGGTAGACCACAACACCCTCCCGGTTTCCAACAACCAAGGAACACGGATGAGGGAAACATGCTTGCCAAATTGATGGAGAAGTTTGAAAAGATGGAGGCTGAAAATAGGCAACTTCACAATGAAAATAggcaaagggagaagaaccaagcttcTACCATCCATCATTTAGAGACCCAAATCTGGCAAATGGCACTTTCGCTTCAAGGTAGACCTCAAGGGGGATTGCCCTCTACTACGGAAAACAATCCTAGAGAGCATGTGAAAGCCATCAAAGTTGTGGAACTTCGAAGCGGTAGAGTCCTTGATGTTGATCATGATAAGGATCTTGAAAAAGCTAATGGAAAGAGGCCAATGATTGTGGAGGTtgagcctcaagtggtaatAGATGTTGCAAGCTCTAGTCAAGAGCTACCAAAGTCGTGTGAGGAGGTGGCTATTGATATTGATGTTGAAGAACCATACGTGaggccaccaccaccaccaccttttGTGCCTAGAGTaccattcccaagccggttgaGAAAGGCTCCGGATAATGAAAAGTTTCATAAGTTTCTTGAAATATTCAAAAAACTTCAAATTAGCATGAGCCTAGGGGATGCCTTGCGAGAGATTCCCCAATACGCTaagttcttgaaagacataattatgaacaagcgaaGTTGGGAACAAGGCGGAACAATTCCTCTAACGGAAAGTTGTAGTTCTATTATCCAAAGCAATCTACCGACCAAGCTACAAGATACAGGGAGTTTCTTGATTCCTTGCTTAATTTGCACTTCTACTTCTCTTAAttgtttttgcgatttaggtgcAAGTATAAATCTAATGCCGTTGTGTCTTTTCAGGAAAATATGTGGAAACCAACCGATAAAACAAACTTCCATGATGCTCCAATTGGCCGACCATTCGCTCAAGAGACCGCACGGGGTTGCGGAAGACGTGCTAGTAAAAGTGGGCaagttcatctttccggtggacttTGTTGTGCTTGATTATGCGGTCGACAAAGATTGCCCCATGATTCTCGGGCGTCCTTTTTTGAATACGGGGAGAGCATTGGTTGATGTTAATGGGGGGAAGATAACATTAAGAATGAATGATGAAAGCATGGTGTTTGACATCAAGCATGGCAAAAGCAAGTGTGAGGAGGAGAAATGCATGAAGATTGATACTATTGAGCCCACATTGCATGTGCTATGAAGGAGGTTCCTATGAAAGAACCCGAGGTTGTGTGTGCAAAAATTAAGACAACACCTCATGTCAAGCCACGCAAGGGAAAACCAAGACGTTGGGCATCATGGAAGTTGAAGCTCAACGGGATAGCAACCGCAAGCAAGAGACAAATATGCACGAAAGTTTCTACTCTTGGTGAGTACGTCCAAGTTCGAACCTCTCAAGCACATTCACAAGCGGGGAAGTTGATTTCTAAGTGGAGCGGGCCGTTTAAAACACGGCACAAATTGGATAATGATTTGATTGAGTTGGAGGGGGCCAATGGAGATGTTTTTAAGGTGCTTGGAGAATGGTGCAAACCATATCCTAGAGTGTTGATCGATGAAAGTCGCGAGCAAGTCGCTCTTTTTGATCCTCCATGATTTTGAGGATCGatagtcgagctttcgacttaaaacaagcgcacttgggaggcattcccaagaggttcgatttcttttcttgtcatttatattttgttacttatttttagtgtttcattTATGTTTTTGTGTGTTCGATTGAACACACAAGATTTGATTTTCTAAACTCAActccaattcaatttttatttgtctaATTTCTTAGCATTGAGGACATTGCATCGAAATGTGCAAGGAGGGTTGGAAAATTGAATGTAGTTGCGTAGGATTgtttgtttttgatgttttttcttttttgttgttaattttagttgtttgtgtgtttttgatgttttgtttAGGATAATTTTGGTCGAATCTTTGAGCATGACCCTTAGCTTAATTTTGTATCATGTTAGCTAAGTTGATCAAGTACTTGCATTATATCAATTGTCATGTTCTAGTTAATGAATCATTGAATGGTTTTTCTTGTTCTAACaattgttgttgatgattgctTAGTGAAATGCCAATTATATGACATAAGTTGATAAGATTAGGGTGAAATCACTTGTTAGCAACAATTGACCCTAAATGCATGACCAACGAGCTTGATGCGGATACATGATGTGCATGTAGtaaaattgttgaattttaGGAAATTGGGCATATGTGGCATGATTGTTGTAGTTCTAGCATTGGTTAAAACACACCCAAGTCTTGAGTTTTTTCGAGCCTATTTTGTTGTTGTGTTTTGCATGTTTAGTCCTAGAATTTGCTCCTATGTCCGGGCAAGATTGTATTGTTGAGTTTTTGGCAATTAGGTGATAATGGCAATTAGGATTACACACTTCTCCAACCCACTCAAAAAGCCTACCCCTTTTCCCCTAGATAACACAATTTGAGCCTTAaccaaattttttgtttaaaccacaattttcacacaaatcaacctttttcaaaattttacctCTAAAACACCCTAACTTGGCTTGAAATAACTCATATAAAAACATAAGAAAACTCTAGCTTGATGAACTATTGAAAAAAGTGAACTAAGTGCTAAAACTATAAGTTAATGCCTTAgagaaagaaataaaagagagaaattgaagaaaagaaaagaaagaaagaataaacaaaggcaTGAAAAGTTCTCATTTGTTAAAAAGTTCACTTGTATGAAAATTTCCAAGCTAGACCAAGTAAAAGAGTGCAATTGTTATTCaagtcaagtttttagcaaaaaTCTATCTTTTTACCTACCCCTAACCCTTAGCCCCATTATAACCCTTGAAAGTCCATTTGATAGTTGCCGAAaaccgaactaagtagtggagtccGGAATttgagcaagcctatggtgactATTACATGTGTTCTTTGTATACCCTTTGTTATCTTGAGCGAGTGAAATCTAGTGAGGAATACGCCATTGCTTGTAGTAGAACATTTATGCCATGTTGTGCCCAACGTAGCTTGAATCCGATTTGTATACACGTCCCGCATAAGATAGCAAGTTTGTAATATAGAATGATCGATAAGCATGTTTCTGTGATTGTAACCTTGACATTGCATTTCTCACTTGTTTGCATCACTCTTAGTTGTTAGGTCGGGAATCATTCGTTTGGTAATTCATTAGTTGGAACATTGTGTATGATATATATGCGGGTTTGAAGTTATTAGCTAGCATGCGTCTCCGAGTAAGATTCATTTCTttcttgaggacaagcaaggtttagtgtgaggaggtttgataggagtattttactcctatttagggtgccgtttccgcatgcttttattacgatttatcacggttttatggtattccgagtgccttattatatgttttattatttcagGTACTTTGGAGCATCGCGGAAGCA
This window of the Mercurialis annua linkage group LG5, ddMerAnnu1.2, whole genome shotgun sequence genome carries:
- the LOC126681700 gene encoding uncharacterized protein LOC126681700, whose amino-acid sequence is MENENEDYEEVERFNPQVEGAEQHYPPPPPLENVNRQRHQERPRDDRPHLHPQVHNHPRQTLGEFFLPNVDNATFGCFAMPVQAATFEIKPSTIQLLENRCAFYGLSQEDPNVHIAKFFGVLNTFKLHGITADQIKLRMFPFSLRGKASLWLHSLPNESIHNWRELAQAFLNKYFPHGKTTKLTKDILEFIQFEGESLYEAWERFKDLQRSVPHHRLNKEHVIQIFYDGTTITTRATIDAASGGSLMQKTYEEALELVEKLAIVSSTWGLIDRRAPSTQKSVMTLDQVREMEAIKATNASLQAQVDALKKQVAPRNAPVAYVQVGCEHCGDYNHSSGECYATGKSWSEQVNYVGGQGQANDPYFNTYNPGWRNHPNFGWRNQEGQGNDQVSNQAGPSFQGGNRPQYQQQPQGQYHNNQHQGNNYGGRPQHPPGFQQPRNTDEGNMLAKLMEKFEKMEAENRQLHNENRQREKNQASTIHHLETQIWQMALSLQGRPQGGLPSTTENNPREHVKAIKVVELRSGRVLDVDHDKDLEKANGKRPMIVEVEPQVVIDVASSSQELPKSCEEVAIDIDVEEPYVRPPPPPPFVPRVPFPSRLRKAPDNEKFHKFLEIFKKLQISMSLGDALREIPQYAKFLKDIIMNKRSWEQGGTIPLTESCSSIIQSNLPTKLQDTGSFLIPCLICTSTSLNCFCDLGASINLMPLCLFRKICGNQPIKQTSMMLQLADHSLKRPHGVAEDVLVKVGKFIFPVDFVVLDYAVDKDCPMILGRPFLNTGRALVDVNGGKITLRMNDESMVFDIKHGKSKCEEEKCMKIDTIEPTLHVL